In Halorubellus sp. JP-L1, one DNA window encodes the following:
- a CDS encoding PspA/IM30 family protein: MGILSRASYVIRSKLNSILNRAEDPGETLDYSYEQMRDQLQQVKKGIADLTTQKKRLEMQKKRLEENVEKHNEQAREAVSQDREDLARKALEKKKSKMNQIEELEAQIQDLQNTQDQLVEKKETLQQRIEEFKTKKESMKARYEAAEASARVSEAMTGAGDEMEDVGRSIERAEERTNDMEARAAAMDELHDSGAFDDVLSDKDSIDRELDKMSTDSSVDAELDTLKAEMGKSEPAETDADTETESADVETEAADGGDAATDVEDSEVEAELEELQDEEQ, encoded by the coding sequence ATGGGAATCCTGTCGCGGGCATCGTACGTCATCCGCTCGAAGCTGAACTCGATCCTCAATCGAGCGGAGGACCCTGGGGAGACGCTCGACTACTCCTACGAGCAGATGCGTGACCAGCTCCAGCAGGTCAAGAAGGGCATCGCGGACCTGACGACCCAGAAGAAGCGCCTGGAGATGCAGAAGAAGCGACTCGAGGAGAACGTCGAGAAGCACAACGAGCAGGCGCGGGAGGCGGTCAGCCAGGACCGCGAGGACCTCGCGCGCAAGGCCCTCGAGAAGAAGAAGTCGAAGATGAACCAGATCGAGGAGCTCGAAGCGCAGATCCAGGACTTACAGAACACGCAGGACCAGCTCGTCGAGAAGAAGGAGACCTTGCAGCAGCGCATCGAGGAGTTCAAGACGAAGAAGGAGTCGATGAAGGCGCGCTACGAGGCCGCCGAAGCGAGCGCGCGCGTCAGCGAAGCGATGACGGGTGCGGGCGACGAGATGGAGGACGTCGGTCGCTCGATCGAGCGCGCCGAGGAGCGCACGAACGACATGGAGGCCCGCGCCGCGGCGATGGACGAACTCCACGACTCGGGCGCGTTCGACGACGTCCTCAGCGACAAGGACTCGATCGACCGCGAGCTCGACAAGATGTCGACGGACTCGAGCGTGGACGCCGAACTGGACACGCTCAAGGCCGAGATGGGGAAGAGCGAGCCCGCGGAGACGGATGCCGATACGGAGACCGAGAGCGCGGACGTGGAGACGGAGGCGGCCGACGGCGGCGATGCCGCGACCGACGTCGAGGACAGCGAGGTCGAGGCGGAGCTAGAGGAGCTACAGGACGAAGAGCAGTAG